One stretch of Halalkalicoccus sp. NIPERK01 DNA includes these proteins:
- a CDS encoding MFS transporter, giving the protein MVASLEATVTSPRRDRVALATVIFVVLLAQVLLYPGIADLVAALGASTDLDASMWFLVAEFSAFVVCASLWGAASDRAGRRVPFIAVGALGGAAGYLVLAGLPAVVDITFGHVLVIRVLQGAMTIAAFSLSMTMLMDLPGGHGKNMGAAGIAIGGGTATGAPLGGQLAAFDPLAPLWAAGVLLLAVVPLLGFVSDRAPAGGRRSIRALLSGLSETPALGLPFAFGFVDRLTAGFFALVGTFYFRDVFGIGPAETGIVLGLFFAPFALLQYPFGILSDRIGRTIPIVIGSACYGGAIVLVGLVPTLALAQAGMVLVGILGALVSPATMALVTDLAGEGERGASMAGFNIAGSLGFLTGFLLGGTVADTYGYLAAFLVVGGLEVLIAAVCLPLFLRIEIPVEGTFRPE; this is encoded by the coding sequence GTGGTCGCCTCCCTAGAGGCGACCGTGACCTCCCCGAGACGCGATCGTGTCGCGCTCGCGACCGTGATATTCGTCGTCCTGCTGGCGCAGGTGTTGCTCTATCCGGGGATCGCGGACCTCGTGGCGGCGCTTGGTGCGAGCACCGACCTCGACGCGAGCATGTGGTTTCTCGTCGCGGAGTTCTCGGCGTTCGTCGTCTGTGCGAGCCTCTGGGGGGCCGCGAGCGACCGGGCCGGCAGGCGCGTCCCCTTCATCGCCGTCGGTGCGCTCGGGGGCGCGGCGGGCTATCTCGTCCTCGCGGGCCTGCCCGCGGTCGTCGACATCACGTTCGGACACGTCCTCGTGATCCGCGTCCTCCAGGGAGCGATGACCATCGCCGCCTTTTCGCTCTCGATGACGATGCTCATGGACCTGCCCGGCGGCCACGGGAAGAACATGGGCGCGGCGGGGATCGCCATCGGCGGCGGCACCGCGACCGGCGCGCCCCTCGGGGGGCAGCTCGCCGCGTTCGATCCGCTGGCCCCGCTGTGGGCCGCCGGCGTGCTCCTGTTGGCGGTCGTCCCCCTCCTCGGGTTCGTCTCCGATCGCGCTCCAGCAGGAGGGCGGCGCTCGATCCGGGCGCTGCTGTCGGGCCTCTCGGAGACGCCCGCCCTGGGACTGCCGTTCGCCTTCGGCTTCGTCGATCGCCTGACGGCGGGCTTTTTCGCGCTCGTGGGCACCTTCTACTTCCGGGACGTCTTCGGGATCGGCCCCGCCGAGACGGGGATCGTCCTCGGGCTCTTCTTCGCGCCGTTCGCCCTGTTGCAGTATCCCTTCGGGATCCTCTCGGACCGGATCGGCCGGACGATCCCCATCGTGATCGGCTCGGCGTGCTACGGCGGGGCGATCGTCCTCGTCGGCCTCGTCCCCACGCTGGCGCTCGCACAGGCGGGGATGGTCCTAGTGGGGATCCTCGGCGCGCTCGTCTCGCCCGCGACGATGGCGCTGGTGACCGACCTGGCGGGCGAGGGCGAACGCGGCGCGTCGATGGCCGGGTTCAACATCGCCGGGAGCCTCGGCTTCCTGACGGGCTTTCTCCTCGGCGGGACCGTCGCCGATACCTACGGCTATCTCGCGGCCTTCCTCGTCGTCGGCGGCCTCGAGGTCCTGATCGCCGCGGTCTGTCTCCCCCTCTTCTTGCGGATCGAGATCCCCGTCGAGGGGACGTTCCGCCCAGAGTGA
- a CDS encoding O-acetylhomoserine aminocarboxypropyltransferase/cysteine synthase family protein, whose product MTRWGPATRSVHAGTRADPATGARAPPIYQTTSYEFESAEHAADLYALSAEGDVYSRISNPTTRALEERLAALENGSGAVATSSGMAALDAATFLLAAPGDSIVSAAAIYGGTTAYFNHVAGRRGVETRFVDTLDYEGYEEAIDDSTAYVHLETIGNPSLVTPDIERVAEITHAHGVPLVVDNTFATPALCRPLERGADLVWESTTKWLHGSGTTVGGVLVDGGEFDWTGYEELAGENPAYRGINFSRDFPEAPFAAAARFRSLRALGAQQAPFDAWQTLQGLESFPLRMERHCENARIVAEFLAGHEDVAWVTYPGLESHPTHDNAREYLENGFGGMIAFGLENGFEGGKRVCEAVELVSFVANIGDAKSLIIHPASTTHGQLTPEQRAKSGVTEDLVRLSVGIEDPEDILADLDRAIEAATGDR is encoded by the coding sequence ATGACCCGATGGGGACCCGCGACGCGGAGCGTCCACGCCGGCACGCGTGCGGACCCGGCGACGGGCGCGCGCGCGCCGCCGATCTACCAGACCACCTCCTACGAGTTCGAGAGCGCCGAGCACGCCGCCGACCTCTACGCGCTCTCGGCGGAGGGCGACGTCTACTCCCGGATCAGCAACCCGACCACCCGGGCGCTCGAGGAGCGCCTCGCCGCACTCGAGAACGGGTCGGGGGCGGTCGCCACGTCGTCGGGGATGGCCGCCCTCGACGCCGCGACCTTCCTGCTGGCTGCGCCCGGCGACTCGATCGTCTCCGCCGCCGCGATCTACGGGGGGACGACGGCCTACTTCAACCACGTCGCCGGCCGCCGAGGGGTCGAGACGCGCTTCGTCGACACCCTCGATTACGAAGGATATGAGGAAGCGATCGACGATTCGACGGCGTACGTCCACCTCGAGACCATCGGCAACCCGTCGTTGGTAACGCCCGACATCGAGCGAGTGGCCGAGATCACCCACGCGCACGGCGTCCCGCTCGTGGTCGACAACACGTTCGCGACGCCCGCGCTGTGTCGGCCCCTCGAACGCGGCGCCGACCTCGTCTGGGAGTCGACCACGAAGTGGCTCCACGGCTCGGGCACCACCGTCGGGGGCGTCCTCGTCGACGGCGGCGAGTTCGACTGGACGGGCTACGAGGAACTCGCGGGCGAGAACCCCGCCTACCGGGGGATCAACTTCAGCCGTGACTTCCCCGAGGCCCCGTTCGCCGCCGCCGCCCGGTTTCGCTCGCTGCGGGCGCTCGGCGCCCAGCAGGCCCCGTTCGACGCCTGGCAGACCCTCCAGGGGCTCGAGTCGTTCCCCCTCCGGATGGAGCGCCACTGCGAGAACGCCCGGATCGTCGCCGAGTTCCTCGCGGGCCACGAGGACGTCGCGTGGGTCACGTATCCCGGACTCGAATCGCATCCGACCCACGACAACGCCCGCGAGTACCTAGAAAACGGATTCGGCGGCATGATCGCGTTCGGCCTCGAGAACGGCTTCGAGGGCGGGAAACGCGTCTGTGAGGCGGTCGAACTGGTGAGTTTCGTCGCCAACATCGGCGACGCCAAGTCGCTGATCATCCACCCCGCATCGACCACCCACGGCCAGCTCACGCCCGAACAGCGCGCGAAAAGCGGCGTCACCGAGGACCTCGTTCGCCTCTCGGTCGGGATCGAGGACCCCGAGGACATACTGGCCGACCTCGATCGCGCGATCGAGGCCGCCACCGGGGACCGATGA
- a CDS encoding serine hydrolase: protein MTGATDPTRRAVLKGAGAAAAGALAGRPVGAQEGQEPALAPAPDPGDLETFVDGAMETNLAAHDVAGATVSVVGGGELLLAKGYGYADAEREEPVHAEETLFRIGSVSKLFGWTGVMQGVERGELDLSTDVNEYLEDVTIPEAYGEPITLDHLGTHTPGFEERYRGTFVESAEDLRPLGEVLTEERPARVRPPGELASYSNYGAALAGHVVARRAGTTFGEYVRENLFEPLGMERSTFAQPVPDGFESVSKGYRYREGEFREGEFEYVGVPPAGSMSASATDMARFMLAHLNGGAIEGERILGPETVEAMHQRRFAHDERVNGICYGFYELGRDGERVIGHGGDTELFHSQLLLVPERDLGLFVSYNSPGGAAAREEFVDAFLDRYLGDPEPPAPTDGVTRGEELSGSYRPIRMPYTTYEKVGAFGQALDVRVEDGALVTAIPGGGVERWVEVEPLVFRREDGGDTLVLREGEGGITHLFLGSVPVFAFERLEWYETTTTQAAAIGLSALVFLSAAVGWSTLGLWRRARGRPPGEERPRIARWSAGLASALFLGFLAGFGWFLLTDPTRLILGTPTALLALLVLPVLAGVATLGTLAFCALAWRDRYWGVPSRLHYTLVALSSLLFLAVLRYWNLLGFAL, encoded by the coding sequence ATGACGGGGGCGACCGACCCCACGCGGAGGGCGGTCCTCAAAGGCGCGGGCGCGGCCGCTGCGGGCGCGCTGGCCGGGCGACCGGTCGGCGCACAGGAGGGACAGGAGCCCGCTCTCGCTCCCGCCCCCGATCCCGGGGACCTGGAGACGTTCGTCGACGGGGCGATGGAGACGAACCTCGCGGCCCACGACGTCGCGGGCGCGACCGTCTCGGTCGTCGGCGGCGGCGAACTCCTGTTGGCGAAGGGCTACGGCTACGCCGACGCCGAGCGCGAGGAGCCCGTCCACGCGGAGGAGACGCTCTTTCGGATCGGATCGGTCTCGAAACTGTTCGGCTGGACCGGCGTGATGCAGGGCGTCGAACGCGGCGAACTCGACCTCTCGACCGACGTCAACGAGTACCTGGAGGACGTGACGATCCCCGAGGCCTACGGCGAGCCGATCACGCTCGACCACCTCGGCACCCACACGCCGGGGTTCGAGGAGCGCTATCGTGGTACCTTCGTCGAGAGCGCCGAGGACCTCCGCCCGCTCGGAGAGGTCCTGACCGAGGAACGGCCCGCACGGGTGCGCCCGCCGGGCGAGTTGGCCTCCTACTCGAACTACGGGGCGGCGCTCGCGGGCCACGTCGTCGCCCGGCGGGCCGGGACGACCTTCGGGGAGTACGTCCGCGAGAACCTCTTCGAGCCGCTGGGGATGGAACGAAGCACGTTCGCCCAACCCGTTCCCGACGGGTTCGAGTCGGTTTCGAAGGGCTATCGATACCGGGAGGGCGAGTTCCGCGAGGGCGAGTTCGAGTACGTGGGGGTCCCGCCCGCGGGGTCGATGAGCGCGAGCGCGACCGACATGGCGCGGTTCATGCTCGCGCACCTGAACGGCGGGGCGATCGAGGGCGAGCGGATCCTCGGCCCCGAGACGGTCGAGGCGATGCACCAACGGCGGTTCGCCCACGACGAGCGGGTCAACGGGATCTGTTACGGCTTCTACGAACTGGGCCGGGACGGCGAGCGGGTGATCGGCCACGGCGGCGACACTGAACTGTTCCACAGCCAACTGCTGCTCGTGCCCGAGCGCGACCTCGGGCTGTTCGTCTCGTACAACAGCCCCGGCGGGGCGGCGGCCCGCGAGGAGTTCGTCGACGCGTTCCTCGACCGCTACCTCGGCGACCCCGAACCGCCGGCGCCGACCGACGGGGTGACCCGCGGCGAGGAGCTGTCGGGCTCGTACCGCCCGATCCGGATGCCCTACACCACCTACGAAAAGGTCGGCGCGTTCGGACAGGCGCTCGACGTCCGGGTCGAGGACGGAGCGCTCGTCACGGCGATCCCCGGCGGTGGCGTCGAGCGCTGGGTCGAGGTCGAGCCGCTGGTCTTCCGCCGCGAGGACGGCGGGGACACGCTGGTCCTCCGCGAGGGCGAGGGCGGGATCACGCACCTCTTTCTGGGGAGCGTGCCGGTGTTCGCCTTCGAGCGCCTCGAGTGGTACGAGACCACGACGACGCAGGCCGCGGCGATCGGGCTCTCGGCGCTCGTGTTCCTCTCGGCGGCGGTCGGCTGGTCGACCCTCGGACTCTGGCGGCGTGCACGGGGCCGACCGCCGGGCGAGGAACGGCCGCGTATCGCCCGCTGGAGCGCGGGGCTCGCCAGCGCGCTGTTCCTGGGGTTTCTCGCCGGTTTCGGCTGGTTTCTGCTCACGGACCCGACGCGACTGATCCTCGGAACGCCGACGGCGCTTCTCGCGCTGCTCGTCCTGCCGGTGCTGGCCGGCGTGGCGACCCTCGGCACGCTCGCGTTCTGCGCCCTCGCGTGGCGCGATCGCTACTGGGGGGTGCCCTCGCGGCTCCACTACACGCTGGTGGCGCTTTCGAGCCTCCTGTTCCTCGCCGTGCTTCGCTACTGGAACCTGCTGGGGTTCGCGCTCTGA
- the serB gene encoding phosphoserine phosphatase SerB, translated as MTLVAFDFDGTLSDSEMTVLLGRRLGVAGEMAEITERAMNDEIGYAESLRERAGLLKGLSQGEAEDAYGEVRLRPGAAGLIESLNEAGVHTAVLTGGFERGVERALSREEVTVDSIVANRLPIEGGELTGEVEGSLIEGTKDDALRRLASAQGVDPEETVAVGDGANDLPMLRVAGLAVGFLPKPAVEPHCDELVTDMASLRRLFEERGILPAAE; from the coding sequence ATGACACTGGTGGCGTTCGACTTCGACGGGACCCTCTCGGACTCGGAGATGACCGTTCTGCTCGGCAGGCGGCTCGGAGTGGCGGGGGAGATGGCCGAGATCACCGAGCGCGCGATGAACGACGAGATCGGGTATGCGGAGAGCCTCCGCGAGCGTGCCGGCCTCCTGAAAGGGCTCTCGCAGGGGGAGGCCGAGGACGCCTACGGCGAGGTCCGCCTGCGGCCGGGGGCGGCCGGGTTGATAGAATCGCTCAACGAGGCGGGCGTCCACACCGCCGTCCTCACCGGCGGATTCGAACGCGGCGTCGAGCGCGCGCTCTCCCGCGAGGAGGTCACGGTGGACTCGATCGTCGCCAACCGCCTGCCCATCGAAGGCGGCGAACTGACGGGGGAGGTCGAAGGCTCCCTGATCGAGGGGACGAAGGACGACGCGCTCCGACGACTGGCGAGCGCACAGGGGGTCGATCCCGAGGAGACCGTCGCCGTCGGCGACGGCGCGAACGACCTACCGATGCTCCGGGTCGCGGGACTCGCCGTCGGCTTCCTCCCGAAGCCCGCGGTCGAACCCCACTGCGACGAACTCGTCACCGACATGGCCTCGCTGCGCCGCCTGTTCGAGGAGCGGGGAATCCTCCCTGCCGCCGAATGA
- a CDS encoding bifunctional 2-polyprenyl-6-hydroxyphenol methylase/3-demethylubiquinol 3-O-methyltransferase UbiG — MADAFGRMVEDFHRDRSTERPVYRRDDGRVSEAHLEGYFADYDEWSDLEKRMVERVSGSVLDVGCGVGRTALWARREGHAVCGVDRSPGAIRVARVTEPGGRLVADLDNPTRPDGRAEPECMAERTVEDGLAYRRFRVEYDGRAGPWTDLLMASPAVLRGVVGETAWTVEELVEGETSAYAVVLSR; from the coding sequence ATGGCCGACGCCTTCGGACGGATGGTCGAGGACTTCCACCGGGATCGGTCGACCGAACGTCCGGTCTACCGCCGGGACGACGGGCGGGTGAGTGAAGCACACCTAGAGGGATATTTCGCCGACTACGACGAGTGGAGCGACCTCGAAAAACGGATGGTCGAGCGCGTTTCGGGATCCGTTCTCGACGTCGGCTGTGGCGTCGGGCGAACCGCCCTGTGGGCGCGACGGGAGGGCCACGCCGTGTGCGGGGTCGACCGGAGTCCCGGCGCGATCCGGGTCGCCCGCGTCACGGAACCGGGCGGACGGCTCGTCGCGGACCTGGACAACCCGACCCGTCCCGACGGGCGGGCGGAGCCGGAGTGCATGGCCGAACGAACCGTGGAGGACGGGCTTGCGTACCGGCGGTTCCGCGTCGAGTACGACGGGCGGGCGGGCCCGTGGACCGATCTGTTGATGGCGAGTCCGGCGGTCCTCCGCGGGGTCGTCGGGGAGACGGCGTGGACGGTCGAGGAACTCGTCGAGGGCGAGACGTCCGCCTACGCGGTCGTGTTGAGCCGGTAG
- a CDS encoding ECF transporter S component has translation MTDRLGGGFTTLAWVLIPVAVGINVVGGALTNALRIPLFLDVIGTLLLAILAGPLVAAVGGILTNVVLSVVRSPTMLPFALTQAAIALVAGYLAMRGWFLIREKRDYLKLAGVAIAVSAASVLVSWPILVWLFGGITGTAPDVVVAVFLASGFSTELAVLGSQLVMEPVDKGASVVIAYFIAKSVPERYRPSFGQRALARDR, from the coding sequence ATGACGGATCGACTCGGCGGCGGGTTCACGACGCTCGCGTGGGTGCTGATCCCCGTCGCGGTCGGGATCAACGTCGTCGGCGGGGCGCTGACCAACGCGCTTCGCATCCCGCTGTTCCTCGACGTGATCGGCACGCTGCTGTTGGCGATCCTCGCCGGGCCGCTCGTCGCGGCGGTCGGCGGGATCCTGACGAACGTCGTGCTCTCGGTGGTGCGCTCGCCGACGATGCTGCCGTTCGCGCTGACGCAGGCGGCCATCGCGCTGGTCGCGGGCTACCTGGCGATGCGCGGCTGGTTTTTGATCCGCGAGAAGCGCGACTACCTCAAGCTGGCCGGCGTGGCGATCGCGGTCTCGGCGGCCTCGGTGCTCGTGAGCTGGCCGATCCTCGTCTGGCTGTTCGGCGGGATCACCGGCACCGCGCCCGACGTCGTCGTCGCGGTGTTCCTCGCGTCGGGCTTCAGCACCGAACTCGCCGTGCTCGGCTCCCAACTGGTGATGGAGCCGGTCGACAAGGGCGCGAGCGTCGTGATCGCGTACTTCATCGCCAAATCGGTCCCCGAGCGCTACCGGCCCTCGTTCGGCCAGCGGGCGCTCGCACGCGATCGATGA
- a CDS encoding energy-coupling factor transporter transmembrane protein EcfT, producing MSGGGTAGTTDVDVEALIENAEGADSPFEYRPGSSPLHRLNPVTKLVASGALILIAFLLPTFWGPLALTVGLFALVATAGAGVARSVGTVLVAVGGPLALSLVLIQGLFYPQNETVLVSLAVPVIDRLAFYEEGIEFALLILFRLTVLMIALLGAIVTTHPKKLTVALMEKGVSNKVAYVFMAALQFIPQMQTRAKAILDAQQARGLDTAANLRRRLKSYVALMAPLLIGTLISTETRALALESRGFTRKGERTYLLDVSDSAFDRAIRWLSVLAVIAVFVWRLLL from the coding sequence ATGAGCGGCGGTGGCACCGCAGGAACGACGGACGTCGACGTCGAGGCGCTGATCGAGAACGCGGAGGGTGCCGACTCGCCCTTCGAGTACCGCCCCGGATCGAGCCCGCTCCACCGGCTGAACCCGGTGACGAAACTCGTCGCGAGCGGCGCGCTGATCCTGATCGCCTTTCTCCTCCCCACCTTCTGGGGCCCGCTCGCGCTGACGGTCGGGCTGTTCGCGCTGGTCGCGACGGCGGGGGCGGGCGTCGCACGCTCGGTCGGAACCGTCCTCGTCGCCGTCGGGGGACCGCTCGCGCTCTCGCTGGTGCTCATTCAGGGGCTCTTCTATCCGCAGAACGAGACGGTGCTGGTCTCGCTCGCCGTGCCCGTGATCGACCGACTGGCGTTCTACGAGGAGGGCATCGAGTTCGCGCTGTTGATCCTCTTTCGGCTCACCGTCCTCATGATCGCGTTGCTGGGCGCGATCGTCACGACCCACCCGAAGAAGCTGACGGTCGCGCTGATGGAGAAGGGCGTCTCGAACAAGGTCGCGTACGTCTTCATGGCCGCGCTCCAGTTCATCCCACAGATGCAGACCCGGGCGAAGGCGATCCTCGACGCCCAGCAGGCCCGCGGGCTCGACACCGCCGCGAACCTCCGCCGACGGCTGAAGTCCTACGTCGCGCTGATGGCGCCGCTTCTGATCGGAACGCTGATCTCGACCGAGACCCGCGCGCTCGCGCTCGAATCGCGCGGGTTCACCCGGAAAGGGGAGCGAACCTACCTGCTCGACGTCTCGGATAGCGCGTTCGACAGGGCGATCCGCTGGCTTTCGGTGCTCGCGGTGATCGCCGTCTTCGTCTGGAGGCTGTTACTGTGA
- the metX gene encoding homoserine O-acetyltransferase, which produces MSANREVASLGEFRFECGESIPDLEVAYETYGEFSGENCVLVCHALTGSAHVAGSFREGRTDQASAWWEDIVGPGKAVDTAEYYVVCANIPGSCYGSSGPASENPETGEPYGTDFPPVTVGDWTRAQRKLLDHLGVGRLHAVVGGSVGGMNALDWAVRYPDDVRRVAPVAAAGRLDAQCLGLDAIARRAITTDPHWQGGDYYGGPEPQNGLALARQIGHMMYLSKASMERKFDRRSAGRDAHREAFPADPAAEFFPYRDVESYLDYQSTKFVDRFDANSYLYLTRAMDDYDLASGYESDADALAAFTGEALVMSFTGDWHFTVAQSERLAEAFRATGSGVAHHVVESDHGHDAFLVEPQKVGPPLADFIDDGLAGKAITDTKTDESSDFAPVHASLFPR; this is translated from the coding sequence ATGAGCGCGAACCGGGAGGTCGCGTCGCTCGGGGAGTTTCGCTTCGAGTGTGGCGAGTCGATCCCCGATCTGGAGGTCGCCTACGAGACCTACGGCGAGTTCTCAGGAGAAAACTGCGTGCTGGTCTGTCACGCGCTCACCGGAAGCGCCCACGTCGCGGGCTCCTTTCGCGAGGGGCGGACGGATCAGGCCTCGGCGTGGTGGGAGGACATCGTCGGGCCCGGCAAGGCGGTCGACACCGCCGAGTACTACGTCGTCTGTGCCAACATCCCCGGATCGTGTTACGGCTCGTCGGGTCCCGCGAGCGAGAACCCCGAGACGGGCGAGCCCTACGGCACCGACTTCCCCCCTGTCACGGTCGGCGACTGGACGCGCGCCCAGCGAAAACTCCTCGATCACCTCGGCGTGGGCCGCCTGCACGCCGTCGTCGGCGGCTCCGTGGGCGGGATGAACGCGCTCGACTGGGCGGTCCGGTACCCCGACGACGTCCGCCGGGTCGCGCCGGTCGCGGCCGCCGGCCGCCTCGACGCCCAGTGTCTGGGCCTCGACGCCATCGCCCGCCGGGCGATCACGACCGACCCACACTGGCAGGGCGGCGACTACTACGGGGGGCCCGAACCGCAAAACGGGCTGGCGCTCGCCCGCCAGATCGGCCACATGATGTACCTCTCGAAGGCCTCGATGGAGCGGAAGTTCGATCGGCGCTCGGCGGGACGGGACGCCCACCGCGAGGCGTTTCCCGCCGATCCCGCCGCGGAGTTCTTCCCCTACCGCGACGTCGAATCGTACCTCGACTACCAGTCGACGAAGTTCGTCGACCGGTTCGACGCCAACAGCTACCTCTATCTCACGCGGGCGATGGACGACTACGACCTCGCCTCGGGCTACGAGTCCGACGCCGACGCGCTCGCGGCGTTCACGGGCGAGGCGCTGGTGATGTCGTTTACGGGCGACTGGCACTTCACCGTCGCCCAGTCCGAACGCCTCGCGGAGGCGTTTCGCGCCACCGGCAGCGGCGTGGCCCACCACGTCGTCGAGTCCGACCACGGCCACGACGCCTTCCTCGTCGAACCCCAGAAGGTGGGGCCGCCGCTCGCGGACTTCATCGACGACGGCCTCGCGGGCAAGGCGATAACCGACACGAAAACCGACGAGAGCAGCGACTTCGCGCCGGTCCACGCGAGCCTGTTTCCGCGCTAG
- a CDS encoding NUDIX hydrolase N-terminal domain-containing protein: MDALALFEELRVMAKNGLVDADDPYDRERYERLLELAAEGYGEALERPSEEVRDRLADELGYVTPKTGAKAVVTDDEGRLLVMKRVDDRTWCLPSGYTEPGESPEETAIRETREETGLDVRVADLVGVYYRPPGRYGPHDFVGIAYRCERVGGDLSLSHEGLDLAYRPVGAITNWHADHKRVARDALD; this comes from the coding sequence ATGGACGCGCTCGCCCTGTTCGAGGAACTGCGCGTGATGGCGAAAAACGGCCTCGTCGACGCCGACGACCCCTACGACCGGGAGCGCTACGAACGCCTGCTCGAACTCGCCGCCGAGGGCTACGGCGAGGCGCTCGAACGCCCGTCCGAAGAGGTCCGCGACCGCCTCGCCGACGAACTCGGCTACGTCACGCCCAAGACCGGTGCGAAGGCCGTCGTCACCGACGACGAGGGTCGCCTGCTGGTGATGAAACGCGTCGACGACCGCACGTGGTGTCTCCCCTCGGGCTACACGGAACCCGGCGAATCCCCCGAGGAGACGGCGATCCGCGAGACGCGCGAGGAGACCGGCCTCGACGTCCGGGTCGCGGACCTCGTCGGGGTCTACTACCGACCGCCCGGGCGGTACGGCCCCCACGACTTCGTCGGCATCGCCTACCGCTGCGAGCGCGTCGGCGGCGACCTCTCGCTCTCCCACGAGGGCCTCGACCTCGCGTACCGGCCCGTCGGGGCGATCACGAACTGGCACGCCGACCACAAGCGGGTCGCCCGCGACGCCCTCGACTGA
- a CDS encoding enolase C-terminal domain-like protein, translating into MEPRITRIQTTEFSYPIEDVGTDTNGFNLTYEPGAVTERKLFAIQIETTEGITGEYVGGNSPAFAQINTVADYLIGKNPLHRERHWSELKRALRKYDRMGIGPLDVALWDFAGKYHDAPIHELLGTYRERLPTYASTYHADDSGGLNSPAAYADFAEECRERGFPAFKIHGWGGGDDARQIDREIATVHAVGERVGSGMDLMLDPACEYETFADALKVGKACDAQDFYWYEDPYRDGGISQHAHRKLRQHLETPILQTEHVRGLEPFTDFIASEATDFVRADPEYDGGITGAMKRAKVAEGFGLDVEFHAPGPAQRHCIAATRNANYYELALVHPKCQNTQPPVYLGGYSDQLDAVDAEGTVPVPDGPGLGVEYDWEYVESRALGGREYE; encoded by the coding sequence ATGGAACCACGGATCACGCGGATCCAGACGACGGAGTTCTCCTATCCCATCGAGGACGTCGGCACCGACACCAACGGCTTCAACCTCACCTACGAACCCGGCGCGGTCACGGAGCGAAAGCTGTTCGCCATCCAGATCGAGACCACCGAGGGGATCACCGGCGAGTACGTCGGCGGCAACTCACCGGCCTTTGCCCAGATCAACACCGTCGCCGACTATTTGATCGGGAAGAACCCCCTGCACCGCGAGCGCCACTGGAGCGAACTCAAGCGCGCGCTCAGGAAGTACGACCGCATGGGGATCGGCCCGCTCGACGTCGCACTGTGGGACTTCGCAGGAAAATACCACGACGCCCCGATCCACGAGCTACTGGGGACCTACCGCGAGCGCCTGCCCACCTACGCCTCGACCTATCACGCCGACGACAGCGGCGGGCTCAACTCCCCCGCGGCCTACGCGGATTTCGCCGAGGAGTGTCGCGAACGGGGCTTTCCGGCGTTCAAAATCCACGGCTGGGGCGGCGGCGACGACGCCCGCCAGATAGACAGGGAGATCGCCACCGTCCACGCCGTCGGCGAGCGCGTCGGCAGCGGGATGGACCTCATGCTCGACCCGGCCTGCGAGTACGAGACGTTCGCTGACGCGCTCAAGGTGGGCAAGGCGTGTGACGCACAGGACTTTTACTGGTACGAGGACCCGTATCGCGACGGCGGCATCTCCCAGCACGCCCACCGGAAACTGCGCCAGCACCTCGAGACGCCGATCCTCCAGACCGAACACGTCCGGGGGCTCGAACCCTTTACGGATTTTATCGCGAGCGAGGCGACCGACTTCGTGCGCGCGGACCCCGAGTACGACGGCGGGATCACGGGCGCGATGAAGCGCGCGAAGGTCGCGGAGGGGTTCGGCCTCGACGTGGAGTTCCACGCGCCCGGCCCCGCCCAACGGCACTGCATCGCCGCGACGCGAAACGCGAACTACTACGAACTCGCGCTGGTCCACCCGAAGTGTCAGAATACCCAGCCGCCGGTCTATCTCGGGGGCTATTCGGACCAACTGGACGCGGTCGACGCCGAGGGAACCGTCCCCGTCCCGGACGGCCCCGGTCTCGGCGTCGAGTACGACTGGGAGTACGTCGAGTCGCGGGCGCTGGGCGGCCGGGAGTACGAATAG